The genomic window ACGCATACACAATAAACTCATACGCCGATAATCCGCATTTAAATATATCATTTTGCATTGTAAAGAATTTACCATTCACAAATACCCGCCTTTCTAATTTAAGTTATCGTTTTGAAGTCATCGGCTGATAACTTTTCGTTATCAGTCATAACCTCCTGCAATTGTTTCAGCAGTGCCTTGCACTCGCATAATGTTGCCGTTTCACTTTTGGCACATTCAAATGCTTCACGCAGCTTTTTTAATTCAAGAGCCAATCTGTCACTTTTGTATTTACCAACAGAAATTTCAATGCGTTGATACAGCAAAGATTTTATAAAATACTCGCCTTTGGGTAGTCCGCAAACTTTAATTCTTGCTTCAAGTGCAAGCCGTTCCTCCGGCGAAACCCGAAAGCTGATTGTTGTGTTGCGAAATCTGTTTTTATCAAGTCCGCTCATTTCAAATCCTCCCGATAAACTTTCTCTAACTTGTCCGACAACGCTCTTTGTTTATTCGGATAAATATGTGCGTAAACATTCATTGTTGTTTCCACTCGCTCGTGTCCCAAACGGTCAGCAACTTCAAGCGGTGTAATACCCATTTCAAAGAGAAGTGCGCAATGCGAATGCCGAATATCGTGGATTCTAATACGCTTTACACCGCTGTTTTTAATGCCTCGCTGCATTTCGTGTTCCATAAAATATTTGGTAACTTGAAATAATCTGTCGGTATCCTCCAAGCAATATATCGAATTCATATAATCCTTAAGGTCAGCAAGCAAAAAATCGGGAACAGTTATCGTCCGTTTGCTCTTGGGTGTTTTGGGCAGTGTTATTACATCTTTTCCGTCAATCCTCTGATATGATTTTGAAATGCTGATTGTCTTGTTTTCAAAATCTATATCAGCCGGAGTTAAAGCGAGTAATTCACCTAATCGCATACCTGTCCAAAACAGAGTCATAAATGCAGCATACGATTTCTGCTTGTCCATAATACTGTCAATGAATTTATAAAACTCATCTTTTGTCCAAAATTTCATCTCATCAGCCTTGTTTTTACCCATTCCACCGGCTTTGCGGCAAGGATTATTCTGCAAGTCATAATATCGAACTGCATAATTGAATACCGCCGTAAGCTGATTGTTAATTGTTCTGAGATATGTTTGTGAATAGCCTTGCGAAATCAACTCATTCTGCCATTTACGAATATCAGCAGCGGTTATACTATTCATCCGTTTGTTTGAGAAATACGGCAAGATTTTCAAATCTATTATGTACTTCTTATTTCTCATAGTATTCTCACGAAGCCGAGGAGTCATATCTTCATAATAGAGCTTCAAAAATTCTTGAAAATTCATATTAAAATCCGCTTACTGTGACGCAAGAAAATTTCTGACATACTCATCAGCCTCTCGTTTTGTAGCGAAACCACGTTTTGTTGTTTTTCTGCG from Qingrenia yutianensis includes these protein-coding regions:
- a CDS encoding plasmid mobilization protein yields the protein MSGLDKNRFRNTTISFRVSPEERLALEARIKVCGLPKGEYFIKSLLYQRIEISVGKYKSDRLALELKKLREAFECAKSETATLCECKALLKQLQEVMTDNEKLSADDFKTIT